Proteins encoded in a region of the Phaenicophaeus curvirostris isolate KB17595 chromosome 1, BPBGC_Pcur_1.0, whole genome shotgun sequence genome:
- the LOC138720019 gene encoding collagen alpha-1(I) chain-like produces the protein MLRPEAPGTAASPGAQARARSRREVKAGGTLTQLRQPGPHRGARPGPGSPGRCGGAGEGGDPAPAGTAGSAGAGRGRGGPGRAGGRARRPPHLRGASRPRWTRMRRRWRRRRGKRPRTAPSRPSRVSAARPRRRQAPLS, from the coding sequence ATGCTACGACCCGAGGCACCGGGGACGGCGGCCTCTCCCGGGGCACAGGCCAGGGCGCGGAGCCGCCGGGAAGTGAAGGCGGGGGGCACGCTGACACAGCTCCGCCAGCCAGGCCCGCACCGAGGGGCGCGGCCGGGCCCGGGTAGCCCCGGCCGCTGTGGGGGCGCGGGGGAGGGCGGGGACCCGGCCCCCGCCGGAACCGCTGGCAgcgccggggcggggcggggccgggggggtcCCGGTAGGGCAGGGGGCCGTGCCCGCCGTCCCCCTCACCTGCGCGGCGCCTCACGGCCCCGATGGACGCGGATGCGGCgacggtggcggcggcggcgaggaAAGAGGCCGCGCACCGCCCCGTCCCGCCCTTCGCGCGTCAGCGCCGCGCGACCGCGGCGCCGTCAAGCGCCGCTGTCgtaa